The proteins below come from a single Leptolyngbya sp. 'hensonii' genomic window:
- a CDS encoding SGNH/GDSL hydrolase family protein: MKGAKRYRRLLGAIAFLVIVAVIEISLRLGFGLGDPVLLQAEPDLGYRFQPNQSKVRFGRKIAYNQFSQRSDPTTLIKPAGRLRILMTGDSVLNGGAPIDQSQTITALFQTQLQQAGHAAEVLNASTGSWGIGNVLAYLKRFGTFASDALILEIGNNDLVQPTSTPDRVGRDPDYPDRPPGSAIQEVMGRYLWPSIALRLGFQPGSTEIPTAVDPVAQLEANQRDLQQIIALARAQALPIFVVFVPQRYSLLPALWVSPYKAPIFSILKSLDVPIVDVQQIWSELPADVIAAYFRDYDHLTVAGNQAIATLLFQRICVAKQLPACIPRQ; the protein is encoded by the coding sequence ATGAAGGGTGCTAAAAGATATCGACGACTTTTGGGTGCGATCGCGTTCCTGGTTATAGTGGCTGTGATCGAAATCAGCCTCCGTCTGGGCTTTGGTTTAGGTGATCCAGTTTTACTGCAGGCAGAACCCGATCTGGGCTACCGCTTTCAGCCCAATCAGTCCAAAGTCCGGTTTGGTCGAAAAATTGCCTACAATCAATTTTCCCAGCGTTCAGATCCCACCACCCTGATCAAACCGGCAGGTCGGCTGAGAATCCTGATGACCGGTGACTCAGTCCTGAACGGTGGAGCCCCGATCGACCAATCCCAAACGATCACTGCTCTGTTTCAGACCCAATTACAGCAGGCCGGACACGCAGCAGAAGTTCTCAATGCTTCGACCGGCTCCTGGGGCATTGGAAATGTGCTGGCTTACCTCAAACGCTTCGGAACTTTTGCAAGTGATGCTTTAATTTTAGAAATTGGGAATAACGATCTGGTTCAACCAACTAGCACCCCCGATCGGGTCGGGCGTGATCCAGATTACCCCGATCGCCCCCCTGGTTCTGCTATTCAGGAAGTAATGGGTCGTTATCTCTGGCCCTCGATCGCCCTCAGGTTAGGGTTCCAGCCCGGTTCAACTGAAATTCCAACTGCCGTAGATCCGGTTGCCCAGTTGGAGGCCAATCAACGAGATCTGCAGCAAATTATTGCCCTAGCTCGTGCTCAAGCCCTGCCAATTTTTGTCGTGTTCGTTCCCCAGCGCTACAGTCTACTGCCCGCATTGTGGGTTTCCCCCTACAAAGCCCCTATTTTCAGTATCCTGAAATCTCTGGATGTTCCTATTGTTGATGTTCAACAAATCTGGTCAGAACTCCCTGCTGATGTGATTGCCGCTTATTTTCGTGATTACGACCATCTCACAGTGGCAGGTAATCAAGCAATTGCGACCTTGCTGTTTCAGCGAATTTGTGTCGCGAAACAGCTACCTGCCTGCATTCCCAGGCAATAA